A single genomic interval of Electrophorus electricus isolate fEleEle1 chromosome 2, fEleEle1.pri, whole genome shotgun sequence harbors:
- the LOC113568061 gene encoding hyaluronidase-5-like produces MALLLLMLVHYCWAGLSPLPLVPGFPFLFLWNAPTELCQSRFAIELDLSYFQLVSSTLKLATNQSISIFYSDRFGIFPYVDKESGKHYDNGLPQLINFQKHWDLAKESIIFYIPENHPGLAVLDLEEWRPQWVRNWGSKDIYREKSIQAIMQSNLSITYEEAQTLAVMTFEKAAKKYFLKSLNLGKKLRPSREWGYYLYPDCYNYDYNLNIENYTGECPEIEKSRNDELFWLWNASTALFPSIYLEHVLQESKQGMLYARHRIQEALRVSVLPNKTHSIPVYAYIRLCFKDSEDNYLSEYDLVNTIGEAAALGASGVIAWGNMNITSSEASCTAAKRYLEKVLNPYILNVTTASQLCSEALCQAKGRCVRKAWEKGGYLHLSPQRYHICMDNTGGLLVKGHLSQEDVDWFEERFKCVCYTEEPCFTPLSLKKISSFTYNEGLSLSQISLGPLLASVVSSVWVAML; encoded by the exons ATGGCTCTGCTGCTGTTGATGCTTGTCCATTACTGCTGGGCAGGGCTCAGTCCTTTACCTCTAGTACCAGGTTTCCCCTTCCTGTTCTTGTGGAACGCTCCTACAGAACTCTGCCAGAGTCGCTTTGCCATCGAGCTGGACCTGTCCTACTTCCAGTTGGTGAGCAGCACCTTAAAGTTAGCCACCAATCAGAGTATCTCCATCTTCTATTCTGACCGCTTTGGAATCTTCCCTTATGTGGACAAAGAAAGTGGAAAGCATTATGACAATGGACTTCCACAACTAATTAACTTCCAGAAGCATTGGGATCTCGCCAAGGAGAGTATCATCTTTTATATTCCAGAGAATCATCCTGGGCTGGCTGTACTGGACCTGGAGGAATGGAGGCCACAGTGGGTCCGAAACTGGGGTAGCAAAGATATCTATAGAGAAAAGTCTATACAGGCCATCATGCAGAGCAATCTCTCTATTACTTATGAAGAGGCACAGACCTTAGCAGTGATGACATttgaaaaagcagcaaaaaaatattttctcaaatcTTTGAACCTTGGAAAGAAATTGAGACCATCACGTGAATGGGGATATTATTTGTACCCCGACTGTTATAACTATGACTACAACCTTAATATAGAGAATTATACTGGAGAATGTCCAGAAATTGAAAAGTCAAGGAATGATGAGCTGTTTTGGCTTTGGAATGCTTCCACTGCTCTTTTCCCATCCATCTACTTAGAGCATGTACTACAGGAATCCAAACAGGGCATGCTCTATGCCCGTCACAGAATTCAGGAGGCATTAAGGGTTTCGGTGCTCCCCAACAAGACTCATTCCATTCCTGTGTATGCATACATCCGCCTTTGCTTCAAAGACAGTGAGGACAACTACCTATCTGAG TATGACCTGGTGAACACTATAGGGGAAGCTGCAGCTTTAGGAGCTTCTGGAGTCATCGCCTGGGGTAATATGAACATCACAAGCTCAGAG GCTTCCTGTACAGCTGCAAAACGCTACCTAGAGAAAGTCCTGAACCCTTACATCTTGAATGTCACCACTGCCTCACAACTGTGCAGTGAAGCCTTGTGCCAGGCTAAGGGAAGATGTGTGAGGAAGGCATGGGAAAAAGGAGGCTATCTTCACTTGTCTCCACAAAGGTACCACATCTGTATGGACAACACAGGAGGGTTGCTTGTGAAGGGACATCTGTCACAAGAGGATGTTGATTGGTTTGAGGAGAGGTTTAAATGTGTATGCTACACAGAGGAGCCTTGCTTTACACCCCTGTCACTGAAGAAAATTTCCAGCTTTACATATAATGAAGGTTTGTCCTTGTCACAAATCTCGCTGGGCCCTTTGCTGGCCTCAGTTGTGAGTTCTGTGTGGGTTGCCATGCTTTAG